The Bacillota bacterium genome has a window encoding:
- a CDS encoding CoA transferase subunit B: MDKARIREVIAKRVAQELHDGDIVNLGIGLPTLVANYVPPEIDVLFQSENGFVGLGPAPDPDNCDMDLTDAGGRPSSINKGGAFFDSATSFTIIRGGHVDVTVLGALQVDEKGNLANWMIPGKLVPGMGGAMDLVVGAKKVIVAMEHTAKGKHKILRECNLPLTAANEVNLIITEQAVIEVTERGLLLKELGPEATIEDVVSNTEAKLIIPDNVKSMKI; encoded by the coding sequence ATGGATAAGGCCAGAATCAGGGAGGTAATCGCGAAACGGGTTGCACAGGAACTGCATGATGGCGATATCGTCAACTTGGGGATTGGACTACCTACACTGGTGGCAAACTATGTGCCACCAGAAATAGATGTTCTATTTCAGTCAGAAAATGGCTTTGTTGGTTTGGGGCCCGCGCCTGACCCGGATAATTGCGACATGGATTTGACCGACGCCGGAGGAAGGCCGTCCTCAATCAATAAAGGTGGAGCATTCTTTGATAGCGCTACATCCTTTACAATCATCAGGGGCGGGCATGTAGACGTTACTGTCCTGGGTGCGCTCCAGGTTGATGAAAAAGGTAATCTTGCTAACTGGATGATTCCCGGCAAACTCGTTCCCGGCATGGGGGGAGCAATGGACTTAGTGGTTGGCGCCAAGAAGGTAATTGTCGCCATGGAGCACACTGCCAAAGGAAAGCATAAAATTCTTAGGGAGTGTAATCTTCCCCTGACAGCAGCCAATGAAGTGAACTTAATTATTACCGAACAAGCTGTTATTGAAGTGACAGAGCGCGGTCTATTATTAAAAGAACTGGGCCCCGAAGCGACAATTGAAGATGTTGTGTCGAACACAGAGGCCAAACTGATTATCCCCGATAATGTAAAAAGCATGAAAATCTAA